A DNA window from Parabacteroides johnsonii DSM 18315 contains the following coding sequences:
- the miaB gene encoding tRNA (N6-isopentenyl adenosine(37)-C2)-methylthiotransferase MiaB, whose translation MTNQENGVDLKSAAGMEEKKLFIETYGCQMNVADSEVVASIMKMDGYAVTDKIEDADAIFVNTCSVRDNAEQKIYGRLQYFQSLKRKKKTLVIGVLGCMAERVKEELIEVHHADLVVGPDSYMDLPNLVGAVEHGEKAINVELSTQETYKDVIPLKLGGVHISGFVSIMRGCNNFCTYCIVPYTRGRERSRDIESILNEIRDMREKGFKEVTLLGQNVNSYLFEKEGEKISFPVLLKRVAEEVPEMRVRFTTSHPKDMSDETLHVIAEHDNICKMIHLPAQSGSSRILKVMNRKYTREWYLDRIAAIRRILPDCAISTDLFCGFHSETEEDYEETLSLMREVGYDSAFLFKYSERPGTYAAQHLPDTVSEEEKVRRLQGMIDLQNRLSEESNKRDIGKVFEVLIEGFSKRSREQLFGRTSQNKVVIFDKKNYHVGQFIKVRIHRASSATLFGDPVEE comes from the coding sequence ATGACGAATCAAGAGAATGGCGTGGACTTAAAATCCGCAGCCGGAATGGAAGAAAAGAAGTTGTTCATCGAAACCTACGGGTGTCAGATGAATGTGGCAGACAGCGAAGTCGTCGCTTCCATCATGAAAATGGATGGATATGCAGTGACTGACAAGATTGAAGATGCTGATGCTATTTTTGTCAACACTTGTTCGGTTCGCGATAATGCCGAACAGAAAATCTACGGACGGCTTCAGTATTTTCAGTCTTTAAAAAGAAAGAAAAAAACTTTAGTGATCGGTGTGCTCGGATGTATGGCAGAGCGCGTGAAGGAGGAACTGATCGAGGTGCATCATGCCGATTTGGTAGTTGGCCCTGATTCCTATATGGACTTGCCGAACCTGGTAGGTGCGGTCGAACACGGAGAAAAGGCGATCAATGTTGAGCTTTCCACACAGGAAACCTACAAGGATGTGATCCCATTGAAATTAGGAGGTGTGCATATTTCGGGTTTCGTCTCCATCATGCGCGGATGTAATAATTTCTGTACCTATTGTATCGTTCCGTATACCCGTGGAAGGGAACGCAGCCGGGATATTGAAAGTATCCTGAACGAGATACGTGATATGCGTGAAAAAGGTTTTAAGGAGGTGACCTTGTTAGGGCAGAATGTAAACTCTTATCTCTTTGAGAAAGAGGGAGAGAAAATTTCGTTTCCCGTTTTGCTGAAGCGTGTGGCCGAGGAGGTACCTGAGATGCGTGTCCGCTTTACCACTTCTCACCCGAAGGATATGAGTGACGAAACTCTGCACGTGATCGCCGAGCATGATAATATATGTAAGATGATCCACCTTCCTGCACAATCGGGAAGCTCTCGCATCCTGAAAGTGATGAATCGTAAATATACGCGTGAATGGTATCTGGACCGTATTGCCGCTATCCGCCGTATCTTGCCGGACTGTGCTATATCGACCGACTTGTTTTGCGGTTTCCACTCCGAGACGGAAGAAGATTATGAGGAAACGCTTTCCCTGATGCGCGAAGTGGGCTACGACAGCGCTTTTCTTTTCAAATATTCCGAGCGTCCGGGAACTTATGCGGCCCAGCATCTTCCCGATACGGTCAGTGAAGAAGAAAAAGTCCGCCGTCTGCAAGGCATGATCGATTTGCAGAATCGGCTTTCGGAAGAAAGTAACAAGCGTGATATCGGCAAAGTGTTCGAAGTGTTGATCGAAGGTTTCTCCAAACGTTCGCGTGAGCAGTTGTTCGGTCGTACCAGTCAGAATAAAGTCGTGATTTTTGATAAGAAAAATTATCATGTCGGACAATTCATAAAAGTACGCATCCACCGTGCCTCTTCCGCTACTCTGTTCGGAGACCCGGTGGAGGAATAA
- a CDS encoding acetyl-CoA hydrolase/transferase family protein, with amino-acid sequence MALKFITAEEAASFVHHNDNVGFSGFTPAGCPKVVPGAIAKKAIAEHEKGNPFQIGMFTGASTGDKLDGELARANAIKFRTPYQSNKDLRALLNSHGAQYYDMHLSELAQSLRYGFLGKIDVAIVEAADVTEDGEIVPTSGVGILPTICGMADRIIVELNCRHPKEIRGMHDIYEPADPPYRREIPIYTPSDRIGSDCVKVDPAKIVGVVKTDEPNEGGKFSPLDDVTMAIGQNVANFLVGEIKAGRLPKEFVPLQSGVGNVANAVLGCMGENKDIPAFNVYTEVIQDAVIALMKQGRVKFASGCSLSVSNEVIRDIYANLDFFKDKILLRPQEISNNPEVARRLGLVAINTALEADIFGNINSTHVSGTRMMNGIGGSGDFTRSAMLSIFTTPSTAKEGKISAFVPMVSHLDHSEHSVKIIITEYGVADLRGKSPIQRARCIIDNCVHPDYKPLLEEYLAMGIKGHTPQNLKCCFAFHEELAASGDMHNVDWSKYNK; translated from the coding sequence ATGGCTTTAAAATTTATCACAGCTGAAGAAGCAGCTTCATTCGTACATCACAACGACAATGTAGGCTTTAGCGGATTTACTCCTGCAGGATGTCCTAAAGTTGTGCCAGGCGCTATTGCAAAAAAAGCAATTGCCGAACATGAAAAAGGAAACCCGTTCCAGATCGGTATGTTTACCGGCGCCTCGACAGGCGACAAACTGGATGGCGAACTGGCTCGCGCCAATGCAATCAAATTCCGCACTCCGTATCAGTCCAACAAGGACCTGCGTGCCCTACTGAACTCCCACGGTGCACAATACTACGACATGCACTTGTCTGAACTGGCACAAAGTCTGCGTTATGGCTTCTTAGGCAAGATAGATGTAGCCATTGTTGAAGCTGCTGATGTGACGGAAGACGGCGAAATCGTTCCGACAAGCGGTGTCGGTATTCTGCCGACAATCTGTGGCATGGCCGACCGTATCATCGTCGAATTGAACTGCCGCCACCCGAAAGAAATCCGTGGTATGCATGATATCTACGAACCGGCTGATCCTCCTTACCGCCGTGAAATCCCCATCTACACTCCGTCCGATCGTATCGGTAGCGACTGTGTGAAAGTAGATCCGGCAAAGATCGTTGGTGTTGTCAAGACCGACGAACCGAACGAAGGCGGCAAATTCTCTCCGCTGGATGATGTAACAATGGCTATTGGCCAGAATGTTGCAAACTTCCTGGTTGGTGAAATCAAAGCCGGCCGTCTACCGAAAGAATTCGTTCCGTTGCAGAGTGGCGTAGGTAATGTCGCCAATGCCGTTTTAGGTTGCATGGGAGAAAACAAGGATATTCCGGCATTCAATGTTTACACGGAAGTGATCCAAGACGCTGTTATTGCTCTGATGAAACAGGGACGCGTCAAATTTGCCAGTGGTTGTTCACTGTCTGTCAGCAATGAAGTGATCCGTGACATCTACGCAAACTTGGATTTCTTCAAAGATAAGATTCTCCTTCGTCCGCAGGAAATTTCCAATAATCCGGAAGTCGCCCGCCGTCTCGGTCTGGTGGCCATCAATACGGCACTGGAAGCGGATATATTCGGTAACATCAACTCCACTCATGTATCCGGAACAAGAATGATGAACGGTATCGGTGGTTCCGGTGACTTCACCCGCTCAGCCATGTTGTCTATCTTCACAACTCCGTCTACGGCGAAGGAAGGTAAGATCAGTGCATTCGTGCCGATGGTTTCTCACCTGGATCACAGCGAACACTCCGTCAAAATCATCATCACGGAATATGGCGTTGCTGACCTGCGCGGTAAATCTCCGATCCAGCGTGCACGTTGCATCATCGACAACTGCGTCCATCCGGATTACAAACCGTTATTGGAAGAATACCTGGCAATGGGTATCAAGGGACACACGCCTCAGAACCTGAAATGTTGCTTCGCTTTCCACGAAGAACTGGCTGCCAGTGGAGACATGCACAATGTTGACTGGAGCAAATACAACAAGTAA
- a CDS encoding gluconate 5-dehydrogenase, with protein sequence MVNFSLEGKVALVTGASYGIGFAIATAFAKAGATIVFNDIKQELVDKGIAAYEAEGIKAHGYICDVTNEEQVNAFVAQVEKEVGVIDILVNNAGIIKRIPMVEMTAAEFRQVIDIDLNGPFIVSKAVIPSMIKKGHGKIINICSMMSELGRETVSAYAAAKGGLKMLTRNIASEYGEYNIQCNGIGPGYIATPQTAPLRERQADGSRHPFDAFIVAKTPAARWGTPEDLMGPAVFLASDASDFVNGHVLYVDGGILAYIGKQP encoded by the coding sequence ATGGTAAATTTTTCATTGGAAGGTAAAGTTGCACTTGTAACAGGTGCTTCTTACGGTATCGGGTTTGCGATTGCAACTGCGTTTGCTAAAGCTGGTGCTACTATCGTATTTAACGATATCAAACAGGAATTAGTAGATAAGGGTATTGCTGCTTATGAAGCCGAAGGTATCAAAGCGCATGGGTATATTTGCGACGTGACGAATGAAGAACAGGTAAATGCTTTCGTTGCACAGGTGGAAAAGGAAGTGGGTGTAATCGATATTCTGGTTAATAATGCTGGTATCATCAAACGTATCCCGATGGTAGAAATGACGGCTGCCGAATTCCGCCAGGTGATCGATATCGACCTGAATGGTCCGTTTATCGTCTCTAAAGCAGTTATCCCTTCCATGATCAAGAAAGGACACGGAAAGATTATCAATATCTGCTCTATGATGAGTGAACTCGGCCGCGAAACCGTATCGGCTTATGCTGCTGCCAAAGGTGGCTTGAAGATGCTGACTCGTAACATCGCTTCCGAATATGGCGAATACAATATTCAGTGTAATGGTATCGGTCCGGGTTATATCGCAACTCCGCAGACTGCTCCTTTGCGTGAAAGACAGGCTGACGGTTCACGCCATCCGTTCGATGCCTTTATCGTAGCCAAAACTCCGGCTGCCCGTTGGGGAACTCCCGAAGATTTGATGGGACCTGCTGTGTTCTTGGCCTCCGACGCCTCCGACTTCGTAAACGGTCATGTACTGTATGTCGATGGCGGTATTCTGGCTTATATCGGTAAACAGCCTTGA
- the kduI gene encoding 5-dehydro-4-deoxy-D-glucuronate isomerase: MKTNYELRYAAHPEDAKQYDTKRIRRDFLIEKVFTPNEVNMVYSMYDRMIVGGAMPAGEVLVLEAIDPLKAPFFLTRREMGIFNVGGPGVVKAGEAVFELDFKEALYLGSGDREVTFESKDAKNPAKFYFNSTTAHRNYPDKKVTKADAVVAAMGSLEMSNDRNINKMIVNQVLPTCQLQMGMTELKPGSVWNTMPAHVHSRRMEAYFYFEIPEDQAICHFMGEVDETRHVWMKGDQAVLSPEWSIHSAAATHNYTFIWGMGGENLDYGDQDFSLITDLK; this comes from the coding sequence ATGAAAACAAATTATGAATTGCGTTATGCTGCGCATCCGGAAGATGCAAAGCAATATGATACGAAACGTATCCGTCGTGACTTTCTGATTGAAAAGGTGTTTACTCCTAACGAAGTGAATATGGTGTATTCGATGTACGACCGTATGATTGTGGGTGGCGCTATGCCGGCAGGCGAAGTATTGGTGCTGGAAGCAATCGATCCGTTGAAAGCTCCTTTCTTTCTGACTCGTCGCGAAATGGGTATCTTCAATGTGGGCGGACCGGGTGTTGTAAAAGCTGGGGAGGCTGTTTTCGAACTTGATTTTAAGGAAGCCCTTTATCTGGGTTCCGGTGACCGTGAAGTGACATTTGAAAGCAAAGATGCCAAGAATCCGGCTAAATTCTATTTTAACTCTACGACTGCACATCGTAACTATCCGGATAAAAAAGTAACAAAGGCTGACGCTGTTGTGGCCGCTATGGGTTCTTTGGAAATGTCTAACGACCGTAACATCAACAAGATGATCGTCAATCAGGTTCTTCCTACCTGCCAGTTGCAGATGGGTATGACAGAACTGAAACCAGGTAGTGTCTGGAATACGATGCCGGCACATGTGCACAGCCGTCGTATGGAAGCCTATTTCTATTTCGAAATTCCTGAAGACCAGGCTATCTGCCACTTTATGGGGGAAGTAGATGAAACCCGTCACGTCTGGATGAAGGGTGATCAGGCTGTATTGTCTCCCGAATGGTCTATCCATAGTGCTGCTGCCACTCACAACTATACTTTCATTTGGGGTATGGGGGGTGAAAACCTGGATTACGGGGATCAGGATTTCTCTTTGATCACCGACTTGAAATAA
- a CDS encoding DUF2264 domain-containing protein, producing MRNSLKIAVLILCTICLPFTGNAQQATGKEDRAFWVENLTRIADPVLVNLSNNTLKKNMPYESLGNRHRFSHLEAVGRLVCGIAPWLELGPDNTPEGKLREKYIDLTVKGLKNAVNPGAPDYLVFGEPSQPLVDAAFLAQGLLRAPKQLWGNLDPQAKEWMITELKRSRNIKPFESNWLLFASTVEAALLEFTGECDMERMLYGVKKFRDEWYKGDAMYGDGVDFHMDYYNSFVIHPMLTDVLVVMKKHGIEGADFLDTQLKRHARYAEILERFISPEGSFPVVGRSICYRFGAFHALGQAALMHILPERVKPAQVRCALTSVIRRQLESPANFDKNGWLRVGFTGEQIEISESYINTGSVYLCAFGLVPLGLPETDEFWSAPYTEWTNVKAWNGEKVQADHAIK from the coding sequence ATGAGAAATTCATTGAAAATCGCCGTACTAATTCTATGTACGATCTGTCTGCCTTTTACGGGTAACGCCCAGCAAGCAACTGGTAAAGAAGATCGTGCGTTCTGGGTGGAAAACCTGACACGCATTGCAGATCCCGTACTTGTCAATCTGAGCAATAATACGTTGAAGAAGAATATGCCTTATGAATCGCTGGGCAACCGTCATCGTTTCTCGCATTTGGAAGCGGTGGGCCGTCTGGTTTGCGGTATCGCTCCTTGGCTGGAACTGGGACCGGACAATACGCCGGAAGGCAAGCTCCGTGAGAAGTATATCGACCTGACGGTAAAAGGTTTGAAGAATGCCGTCAATCCTGGGGCTCCCGACTATCTGGTTTTCGGTGAACCGTCGCAACCTTTGGTGGATGCAGCTTTTTTAGCGCAGGGATTATTGCGTGCCCCGAAACAACTTTGGGGAAATCTTGATCCGCAAGCAAAGGAATGGATGATTACCGAATTGAAGCGGAGCCGTAACATCAAGCCTTTTGAAAGCAACTGGTTGCTTTTCGCTTCGACCGTCGAAGCTGCTTTGTTGGAGTTTACAGGAGAATGTGACATGGAGCGGATGCTGTATGGAGTGAAAAAATTCCGTGATGAATGGTATAAAGGAGATGCAATGTATGGTGATGGAGTTGATTTTCACATGGATTATTATAATAGTTTCGTGATCCATCCGATGCTGACGGACGTGCTGGTCGTGATGAAGAAACATGGTATCGAAGGTGCTGATTTTTTAGATACACAGCTGAAACGTCATGCTCGTTATGCCGAGATACTGGAACGTTTTATTTCTCCCGAAGGATCTTTCCCGGTTGTCGGCCGTTCCATCTGCTATCGTTTCGGTGCTTTCCATGCGTTAGGACAGGCGGCTTTGATGCATATTTTGCCCGAACGGGTGAAACCGGCGCAGGTTCGTTGTGCTTTAACTTCCGTCATCCGTCGTCAGTTGGAGTCTCCGGCAAATTTCGATAAGAACGGTTGGTTGCGTGTAGGCTTTACAGGTGAACAAATCGAGATCTCCGAGTCTTATATCAATACCGGGAGTGTCTACCTTTGTGCTTTTGGATTAGTACCTCTGGGACTGCCGGAAACGGATGAGTTCTGGTCTGCCCCTTATACGGAATGGACGAATGTGAAAGCGTGGAACGGGGAAAAGGTGCAGGCTGACCATGCGATTAAATGA
- a CDS encoding glycoside hydrolase family 88 protein, translated as MNKLLSLSVLATTLLLSSCSNAPQEEPLAKVIDRGLRASTEQALLMAKELEQQEGRLPKSIKDGKLETSDCYWWCSGFFPGELWYLYESNPTPELKKYAELFTGRLEKVQHVTDNHDVGFMLYCSYGNGYRLTQNPAYKDVLVTGAGSLSTRFNPMIKAIRSWDFTNNGKWQYPVIIDNMMNLELLTWASKTSGDNRFYDIAVTHANTTMENHFRDDYSCYHVVSYDTITGKSHIKMTHQGYADESAWARGQAWAIYGYTMMARETGSPEYLAQAKHIARFLMNHPNMPADKVPYWDFDAPNIPNAPRDASAAAIMASALIELSQLDKSDEAKSYLDFAEQQVRSLSSPEYLAEKGTNCNFVLKHSTGHLPGNSEVDVPLSYADYYYVEALMRLKKLI; from the coding sequence ATGAACAAACTTTTAAGTTTATCTGTGTTAGCGACCACACTGTTATTGTCGTCTTGTAGTAATGCCCCGCAGGAGGAACCTCTTGCAAAAGTGATTGACCGTGGTTTGAGAGCCTCGACCGAACAGGCGCTGCTTATGGCCAAAGAGCTGGAACAGCAGGAAGGCCGGCTGCCTAAGAGCATCAAGGATGGCAAACTGGAAACCAGCGACTGCTATTGGTGGTGCAGCGGTTTCTTCCCCGGTGAACTCTGGTACCTGTATGAAAGTAATCCCACTCCCGAGTTGAAGAAGTATGCCGAACTTTTTACCGGACGCCTGGAAAAAGTACAGCATGTGACGGATAACCACGATGTAGGTTTCATGCTTTATTGTAGCTATGGCAATGGTTACCGCTTGACACAAAATCCCGCTTATAAGGATGTACTGGTGACAGGCGCCGGCTCGCTCAGTACCCGATTCAACCCTATGATCAAAGCGATCCGTTCCTGGGACTTTACCAATAATGGTAAATGGCAGTATCCGGTTATCATCGATAATATGATGAACCTCGAACTGCTGACGTGGGCAAGCAAGACTAGCGGCGATAACCGTTTCTATGATATTGCGGTCACGCATGCCAATACGACGATGGAAAATCATTTCCGTGATGACTATAGCTGCTATCATGTCGTTTCATATGACACCATCACCGGAAAGTCCCATATCAAAATGACACATCAAGGCTATGCCGACGAGTCGGCTTGGGCACGCGGACAGGCATGGGCAATCTATGGCTATACGATGATGGCCCGTGAAACCGGCAGTCCTGAATATCTGGCACAGGCCAAGCATATTGCCCGTTTCCTGATGAATCATCCGAATATGCCTGCCGATAAAGTCCCGTATTGGGATTTCGACGCTCCTAATATCCCGAATGCGCCGCGTGATGCCTCTGCTGCCGCTATCATGGCATCCGCCCTGATCGAATTGAGCCAGTTGGATAAATCGGATGAGGCAAAAAGCTATCTGGACTTTGCCGAACAGCAGGTGCGTTCTTTATCATCCCCTGAATATTTGGCAGAGAAGGGAACAAACTGTAACTTTGTACTCAAACATTCGACCGGCCATCTGCCTGGAAACAGCGAGGTGGACGTGCCGCTTAGTTATGCCGATTACTATTATGTGGAAGCATTGATGAGACTGAAAAAATTAATTTGA
- the pstC gene encoding phosphate ABC transporter permease subunit PstC, giving the protein MRKFFEKIVEGGLLISGSVSSFTILLIVFFLFKEAGGLFNTPATEEGYVLAVNKSNDVGKLSPEKIMDIFDGNITNWKDVSGIDQDILIFRFSDLTNYYAEEELGDEFQYVPQKISELVAKEPGIIAFFPKQYLLENGFQGKVLPEEKITLGEFFGGTKWYPTSTPAPIFGLIPLLLGTLLVSIGAIVLSLPFGIAVAIYMAEIANKRTRDLLKPIIELLAGIPSVVYGFFGLVVIVPLIQKTFDLPVGETAFAGSVVLAIMALPTIITVAEDAMRTTPRAMKEASLALGATQWQTIYKVIIPYSISGITSAVVLGIGRAIGETMAVLMVTGNAAVIPTSFFEPVRTIPATIAAELGEAPAGGAHYEALFLLGAVLFLITLILSISVEYISSKRKI; this is encoded by the coding sequence GTGAGAAAGTTTTTCGAAAAGATTGTAGAAGGAGGATTACTCATCAGCGGAAGCGTCAGTAGCTTTACGATTTTGCTGATCGTGTTTTTTCTGTTCAAAGAGGCCGGCGGCCTTTTCAATACTCCGGCCACGGAAGAGGGGTATGTCCTTGCCGTAAATAAAAGCAACGATGTTGGAAAATTATCACCAGAGAAGATCATGGATATTTTCGACGGTAATATAACCAATTGGAAGGATGTCAGCGGAATAGATCAGGATATCCTGATATTCCGTTTCTCCGATCTAACCAACTATTATGCAGAGGAAGAGTTAGGTGACGAATTTCAATACGTCCCTCAAAAGATCAGCGAACTGGTGGCGAAAGAACCCGGTATCATCGCCTTCTTCCCCAAGCAGTATTTACTGGAAAACGGTTTCCAGGGAAAAGTCCTTCCGGAAGAGAAAATCACATTGGGAGAATTTTTCGGAGGGACGAAATGGTATCCGACCTCGACACCGGCTCCGATATTCGGATTGATCCCTTTGTTGTTAGGCACATTGCTAGTCAGCATCGGTGCAATCGTCCTTTCTCTTCCTTTCGGAATTGCGGTGGCCATTTACATGGCTGAAATTGCGAATAAACGGACACGCGACCTCTTGAAACCGATCATCGAACTACTCGCAGGCATTCCGTCTGTCGTCTACGGTTTCTTCGGTTTGGTGGTGATCGTTCCGCTCATCCAGAAGACATTCGACCTGCCTGTCGGCGAAACGGCTTTTGCCGGCAGCGTGGTATTGGCGATTATGGCACTCCCTACGATCATCACCGTTGCGGAGGATGCCATGCGGACAACACCCCGTGCCATGAAAGAGGCAAGCCTCGCCTTAGGCGCTACCCAATGGCAGACGATCTACAAAGTAATCATCCCGTACTCCATTTCCGGTATTACATCCGCAGTCGTGCTGGGCATCGGACGTGCGATAGGCGAAACGATGGCCGTCCTGATGGTAACCGGCAATGCGGCCGTCATCCCGACCTCCTTCTTCGAGCCGGTGCGGACCATTCCTGCAACGATCGCTGCCGAATTGGGGGAAGCTCCCGCCGGAGGCGCACACTATGAAGCCTTGTTCCTACTCGGCGCCGTCCTCTTCCTGATCACACTGATATTGAGTATCTCCGTCGAGTATATTTCATCTAAAAGAAAAATCTGA
- the pstA gene encoding phosphate ABC transporter permease PstA, which produces MAPVQKLGNIDLKKRTSQRFAFGFFTLLSYLVVAILFVILGFIIIKGGSVISWDFLTKAPEEGMTKGGIFPAIVGTFYLIVGSSIISFPIGIMSGIYMNEYATNGKVVRFIRIMTNNLSGVPSVVFGLFGMSLFVNALGWGDSIIAGSFTLALMSLPLIIRTTEEALKSIDDSFRHGSLALGATKLQTIRRVVLPMAFPNIITGLILSVGRVSGETAPILFTVAAYFLPQLPGSIFDQCMALPYHLYVISTSGTDIEASRGMAYGTALVLIAIVLVVNLLANLLRNYFAKKVKMN; this is translated from the coding sequence ATGGCACCTGTACAAAAGTTAGGAAATATAGATTTGAAGAAACGGACCTCACAGAGGTTTGCATTCGGATTCTTCACCCTGTTGAGTTATCTGGTCGTGGCGATCTTGTTCGTGATCTTAGGGTTCATCATCATCAAAGGAGGCAGCGTGATAAGCTGGGACTTCCTGACGAAAGCCCCGGAAGAGGGAATGACAAAAGGGGGAATCTTCCCGGCGATCGTCGGAACCTTCTACCTGATCGTCGGAAGCAGTATCATCAGTTTCCCGATCGGGATCATGAGCGGCATCTACATGAACGAATATGCGACAAACGGCAAAGTAGTCCGCTTCATCCGTATCATGACAAACAATTTGAGCGGAGTCCCGTCGGTCGTATTCGGCTTGTTCGGTATGTCGCTGTTCGTCAATGCGCTGGGTTGGGGAGACTCGATCATTGCCGGTTCGTTCACGCTGGCATTGATGTCACTTCCTCTGATTATCCGCACGACGGAGGAGGCATTGAAAAGCATCGACGACTCGTTCCGTCACGGCAGCTTGGCATTAGGCGCGACAAAACTACAGACCATCCGCCGTGTCGTGCTCCCGATGGCTTTCCCGAATATCATCACCGGCCTGATCTTGTCGGTCGGACGTGTATCGGGCGAAACGGCTCCAATCTTATTCACCGTAGCGGCCTATTTTCTTCCTCAATTGCCGGGAAGCATCTTCGACCAGTGTATGGCACTGCCTTACCATTTGTATGTAATATCCACGAGCGGAACGGATATAGAAGCCTCCCGCGGCATGGCATACGGAACGGCCTTGGTGTTGATTGCAATCGTCCTGGTTGTCAATCTGCTGGCAAACCTATTGCGTAATTATTTTGCTAAGAAAGTAAAAATGAATTAA
- the pstB gene encoding phosphate ABC transporter ATP-binding protein PstB — MIKIDAQNVDFYYGDFHALKNISMQIEANTSVAFIGPSGCGKSTFLRLFNRMNDLIPDTRLEGKIFIDGRDIYSKGEKVDTLRKNVGMVFQKPNPFPKTIFENVAYGLRVNGIKDNGYIEETVVKSLKQVVLWDEVKDKLKDSAFALSGGQQQRLCIARALAISPSILLMDEPTSALDPISTGKIEDLIHELKKEYTIVIVTHNMQQAARVSDKTGYFYLGELVEYGETRKIFTNPEKESTQNYITGRFG, encoded by the coding sequence ATGATAAAGATTGATGCTCAAAACGTAGATTTCTATTACGGCGACTTTCATGCGTTGAAGAACATTTCGATGCAGATAGAAGCCAATACCTCGGTAGCCTTTATCGGCCCGTCGGGTTGTGGCAAATCTACTTTCCTCCGCTTGTTCAACCGCATGAACGACTTGATTCCCGACACACGTCTGGAAGGTAAGATATTCATTGATGGACGGGACATATACAGCAAAGGGGAAAAAGTCGATACGCTCCGTAAAAATGTCGGAATGGTATTTCAGAAACCGAACCCGTTCCCAAAGACAATCTTCGAAAATGTGGCTTACGGTCTACGCGTAAACGGCATTAAAGATAACGGATACATCGAAGAGACCGTAGTCAAAAGCCTGAAACAGGTCGTTCTCTGGGACGAGGTCAAGGATAAGCTGAAGGATTCGGCTTTCGCCCTCTCCGGCGGCCAGCAGCAACGTCTCTGCATCGCGCGGGCATTAGCTATCTCGCCTTCCATCCTGCTGATGGACGAGCCGACTTCTGCCCTCGACCCGATCTCAACAGGCAAGATCGAGGATTTGATCCATGAACTGAAAAAGGAATACACAATCGTGATCGTCACACACAACATGCAGCAGGCTGCCCGTGTAAGCGACAAGACAGGATATTTCTATCTGGGCGAACTGGTCGAATATGGTGAAACGCGTAAAATCTTCACCAATCCGGAAAAAGAATCGACGCAGAACTATATTACAGGGAGATTTGGGTGA
- the phoU gene encoding phosphate signaling complex protein PhoU, whose amino-acid sequence MKVIEQEIAALKNTINEMWALVHQQIYNAGEAMLTGDKELAYKVLSRERRVNAFELKIDSDCEDIIALYAPVAIDLRFVLAMYKINTNLERLGDFAESIARFSVNLPEGEPIDPELVKIARVEEMLHELLGMISLAQEAFEKESSEIASRIFLKDNIIDEINHDSTPLIAQYIEAHPGSALAGLYMAGVVRKMERFGDHCTNIAEELIFYLDAKVMKHIGKTEEK is encoded by the coding sequence ATGAAGGTTATTGAACAAGAAATAGCGGCGCTAAAGAATACAATCAACGAGATGTGGGCACTCGTCCATCAGCAGATATACAATGCTGGTGAAGCGATGCTGACCGGAGACAAGGAACTGGCCTATAAAGTGCTCAGCCGCGAACGCCGCGTAAATGCATTCGAGCTGAAGATCGACAGCGATTGCGAAGATATCATTGCTCTGTACGCGCCGGTGGCCATCGACCTCCGTTTCGTACTCGCCATGTATAAGATCAACACGAACTTGGAACGCCTCGGTGACTTCGCCGAAAGCATCGCACGCTTCTCCGTAAACCTGCCAGAAGGGGAACCGATCGATCCGGAACTGGTAAAGATCGCCCGCGTAGAAGAAATGTTGCACGAACTTCTTGGCATGATATCATTGGCCCAGGAAGCCTTCGAGAAGGAAAGTTCCGAGATCGCATCACGCATTTTCCTGAAAGACAACATCATCGATGAGATCAACCACGATTCGACTCCTCTGATCGCCCAGTATATCGAAGCGCATCCGGGCAGTGCACTGGCCGGTCTTTATATGGCGGGAGTCGTCCGCAAGATGGAACGTTTCGGCGACCATTGCACTAACATTGCAGAAGAACTGATCTTCTACTTGGATGCAAAGGTGATGAAGCACATCGGCAAAACGGAAGAAAAGTAA